Proteins from one Malania oleifera isolate guangnan ecotype guangnan chromosome 4, ASM2987363v1, whole genome shotgun sequence genomic window:
- the LOC131153215 gene encoding plasmodesmata-located protein 7-like, producing MFAGAPLPLSTLWLLLLTTFAILTDPSTSSMDSFIYGGCTQLRFTPGSPYESNVNSLLTSLINSATTPSVFAPFNKFTAQGSIPSDDGAGSGPVYGLYQCRGDLQPSECGQCIVRSVSQLGTLCPNSCGGALQLEGCFIKYDNATFLGVEEKTVVFKKCGPLMGYNSMALTRRDAVLAYINGGDQFFRVGGSGEIQGMAQCVGDLSTSECQDCLSDAIQRLKTECGAAASGDMFLGKCYARYWEGGDHSSGKRLGRLRWWLLAFCLCLIEHLF from the coding sequence atGTTTGCTGGAGCTCCTCTTCCTCTCTCTACTCTTTGGCTTCTCCTACTCACCACCTTTGCAATCCTGACAGACCCATCAACGTCTTCCATGGATTCCTTCATCTACGGTGGGTGCACCCAGCTTAGGTTCACCCCGGGATCACCCTACGAGTCCAACGTCAACTCGCTCCTCACCTCCCTGATCAACTCAGCCACCACTCCCTCCGTCTTCGCCCCCTTCAACAAGTTCACCGCGCAGGGGTCAATCCCCTCCGATGACGGCGCCGGCTCCGGCCCCGTCTACGGCCTCTACCAGTGCCGCGGTGACCTCCAGCCCTCCGAGTGCGGCCAGTGCATCGTCCGCTCGGTGAGTCAGCTCGGCACCCTCTGCCCCAACTCCTGCGGCGGCGCGTTGCAGCTCGAGGGCTGCTTCATCAAATACGACAACGCCACCTTCCTGGGGGTGGAGGAGAAGACCGTGGTGTTCAAGAAATGTGGGCCGTTGATGGGGTACAACTCCATGGCGTTGACCCGGCGTGATGCGGTTCTGGCGTACATCAACGGCGGAGATCAGTTCTTTAGGGTCGGTGGGTCCGGGGAAATCCAAGGTATGGCACAGTGCGTGGGGGATTTGAGTACGAGCGAGTGCCAGGACTGCTTATCAGACGCGATCCAACGGCTGAAAACCGAGTGTGGGGCCGCGGCCAGCGGGGACATGTTCTTGGGCAAGTGCTACGCGCGGTATTGGGAAGGTGGGGATCACTCGAGCGGTAAGAGGCTTGGCCGACTGAGGTGGTGGCTCTTGGCtttttgtttgtgtttgattgagcaTTTGTTTTAG